AAATAAGTATATTTTGGCTCAAAGGTTACAGGTTGTGAAAGCAGTAAGTCAACAACCTTTGAAGTGACCAAATTAGACTCTTGCAATTTACTATAAAGTGTTTGAGCATAAGATGATGGAATAAATAAATGATAAGGTCCTTTTACGATTTTCTTTAAATAACCGGCATTAAACTCAAGTAACTCATCTAATGAAATACCTGAATAATCGGCAATTTTGTCTAAACTAATTTGTTTAGATAGATCGATTCTAACTAAAGAATTAGCATAGGTACATGCAGGTAATGATACGTCGTACTGGTCATTATTTCTAATAACACTGGTTATAGCCAAAAACTTAGGTACATATTGCATCGTTTCTTTTGGTAAATTTAATGCCCAAAAATTAGTCGGTAATCCTTTGGACTTATTCCATTCAATGGCCCTACGTACTCGTCCTTCTCCCGCATTGTAAGCGGCAATTGTTAACAGCCAGTCTCCTTCAAAGCGCTGATTCAAATATTGCAATAAGTTCAATGCGGCATCGGTTGATTCGATAAAATCGCGCCGAGGGTCATACCAACTACTCTTTGTTAAGCCATAGGCTTTTGCAGTAATAGGGACTATTTGCCATAAACCTACCGCTTTGGCATAAGACGTAGCTAAGGGATTATAAGCACTTTCAATTAATGGTATGAGCGCAAGCTCTACTGGCATTTTTCGCTCATTTAGCTGGCTTACAATATAATAGATATAAGGCTCTGAACGTGATGTATTTGCTTCAAATGACACTTTATTTTTTAGGATTTTTTCTTTTTCACTGGTGATGCGTTTATTAGCCGGAATATCAATTATCAATTCATTTTGAATAAATGACCAAGGATCTTGCGTGATCGATCGATAATTAGTTTGAGCTACAGATTGTAGATTTTGTTTAGGGGATACTATCACATTAGGTGATTGGGTATTTTGACAGCCATTAATTAAAAAGGTTAAAAGTAAACCAGTAGTAATACGTAATTTCATTATACAACAACTTTATTTGATCATTGCGGGCTATTATACCTAAAAATTATTCTTCTGTGTTCTAAAAAATTCAAATAATTTCAGTTCATTATTAATCTTAAACTCTGTTTGTAATTTTAAATCGTCACAGCGAAAAAATAAATTGACCTTTTTTTCTATTTCAATGGTTGTTGGTAGGGTTATCGCATCGTGAGCTATTTTTTGATAATAGGCATTAATATCAATATCATTAGGGACTAAATGAGTAGCAAATTTTAAATTGCTCAGCGTATATTCATGGGCTGGGCATACGATAGTATTATCAGGCAGGGATTTTAATTTATTGAGCGAATTCAACATTTGTGTATAGGTACCTTCAAAAACTCGACCACAGCCAGCAGAAAATAGTGTATCGCCACAAAATAAGTATGGATTAATGTAGTACGCAAGATGACCAAGAGTATGACCAGGAACCGCAATAATATCAAAGGTAAAATCACCAATCGTTAGCGTTTTTTGCTGTGATATTTTTGTAATGGGTAAGTTTATTTCATCGGGGCCAAACACGGGCAAATTATCATAGTTTTTTTGTAAATCAATAACGCCATCAATATGGTCGTTGTGATGGTGGGTAAGCAAGATGGCAATAGGTGATAATTGATGGGTTGTCATATAATTTATAACAGGCGTTGATTCGCCAGGATCAATAATAACGACCTGCTTTTGGGTATTTCCTAATAACCAGATATAATTATCTTTTAATGCTGGAATAATATGTAATCGCTTGTTACTTGTCATATGATTCTCATTAATGGATATAATCGTTCTATTCATAACATCCTTTAGCTAGATTCTGCTGTAAATCCTTGATCATCATGTATTGGATTATTCGCCGATTCTTTAGCAAGGATATCGCATCGTTCGTTTTCAATATGTCCAGCGTGACCTTTGACCCAAACCCAATTAATATTATGTTTTACTACTACAGCATCTAATCTGGTCCACAAATCAACATTCTTGACTGTTTTCTTATTTGCTGTTCGCCAACCATTTTTTTTCCAGTTGTGGATCCAAGATAAAATACCATTACGCAAATATTGGCTATCTGAATAAAGTGTAATATCACATTTTTGCGTTAATGCTTCAAGTGCAACAATCGCTGCGAGTAGTTCCATACGGTTGTTAGTGGTTAAAAAATAACCTTCACCTAAAATTCGTTCTGCTTGTTTATATTTTAGTATTGCCGCATATCCTCCCGGCCCTGGATTACCAAGGCATGAGCCATCGGTATAAATATCAATTTTTTTTAGCATAGCAAAACAGTTGTTAAAATTTGAGAATAAACGATAAACTATACTACAGAATTAATCCTTAATTAAAAACAACTAAATTGACCATGAACAGTAAAAATATTATCACACCAAATAGACAAATAGTGCTTGATACTGAAACAACGGGTATGAATAAAGACGGTAAAAATCACTATGAAGGCCATAAAATTATTGAGATCGGAGCCGTTGAAATTATTAATCGGCGTCTTACTGGTAACCATTTTCATGTTTATATTAATCCCTTACGATTAGTTGATGAAGAGGCATTTAATATTCATGGTATTAGTGATTCTTTTTTGCAAGACAAACCGACTTTTAATGACGTAGCTAATCAATTTATTCAATTTATTGATGGCGCCGAGCTAATTATTCATAATGCATCGTTTGATGTTGGGTTTATGGATTATGAATTTAAATTAGCGAATGTTGATTTTATTACCGCCTCACATTGTGTAGTAACTGATACGTTAGCCATGGCACGTAAAATATTCCCTGGTAAACGAAACAACTTAGATGTACTTTGTGAACGCTATCAAATCGATAACTCTCATCGAACATTACATGGTGCATTGTTAGATGCCGAGATTCTAGCTGAAGTCTATTTAGCTATGACAGGAGGGCAAACGTCGTTATCATTTAATCAAGAAGAGGGAGGACAAAACCATTCATCTTCAGCACATTCAGTTCAGCATAAAATAGCGAGAGAACACTTTAATTTGAAAGTAATTATGGCAAATGACAATGAATTAGCTGAGCATAATAAATCATTAGATAAAATTGATAAAAAAAGTGAAGGTGCAATTTGGCGCAAATAGCGGCAATTGAAATTTAATGATGAATTTATGTGCAATTGAGGTTAAGATGGAAAAATTTCATTGACGACTTTGTAATAAATCTTTAATATTCAGCCTACTTTATAACGCTGTTTATTGACATAAAGTAAAAAATGGAGCGGTAGTTCAGTTGGTTAGAATACCTGCCTGTCACGCAGGGGGTCGCGGGTTCGAGTCCCGTCCGTTCCGCCACTTTTTGATTATAAATCAATTTATTAAAAGTGCTTTCGCAGAGCGCA
The genomic region above belongs to Orbaceae bacterium lpD02 and contains:
- a CDS encoding transglycosylase SLT domain-containing protein, translated to MKLRITTGLLLTFLINGCQNTQSPNVIVSPKQNLQSVAQTNYRSITQDPWSFIQNELIIDIPANKRITSEKEKILKNKVSFEANTSRSEPYIYYIVSQLNERKMPVELALIPLIESAYNPLATSYAKAVGLWQIVPITAKAYGLTKSSWYDPRRDFIESTDAALNLLQYLNQRFEGDWLLTIAAYNAGEGRVRRAIEWNKSKGLPTNFWALNLPKETMQYVPKFLAITSVIRNNDQYDVSLPACTYANSLVRIDLSKQISLDKIADYSGISLDELLEFNAGYLKKIVKGPYHLFIPSSYAQTLYSKLQESNLVTSKVVDLLLSQPVTFEPKYTYFDPKFTNKKYIQITDHDINYYEQEHKRYSQIIYRVKSGDNLYNIAKNHKVKVSELAKWNKINNLNKLKPGDKLTINIKNGSS
- the gloB gene encoding hydroxyacylglutathione hydrolase, with amino-acid sequence MNRTIISINENHMTSNKRLHIIPALKDNYIWLLGNTQKQVVIIDPGESTPVINYMTTHQLSPIAILLTHHHNDHIDGVIDLQKNYDNLPVFGPDEINLPITKISQQKTLTIGDFTFDIIAVPGHTLGHLAYYINPYLFCGDTLFSAGCGRVFEGTYTQMLNSLNKLKSLPDNTIVCPAHEYTLSNLKFATHLVPNDIDINAYYQKIAHDAITLPTTIEIEKKVNLFFRCDDLKLQTEFKINNELKLFEFFRTQKNNF
- the rnhA gene encoding ribonuclease HI, which encodes MLKKIDIYTDGSCLGNPGPGGYAAILKYKQAERILGEGYFLTTNNRMELLAAIVALEALTQKCDITLYSDSQYLRNGILSWIHNWKKNGWRTANKKTVKNVDLWTRLDAVVVKHNINWVWVKGHAGHIENERCDILAKESANNPIHDDQGFTAESS
- the dnaQ gene encoding DNA polymerase III subunit epsilon, which codes for MNSKNIITPNRQIVLDTETTGMNKDGKNHYEGHKIIEIGAVEIINRRLTGNHFHVYINPLRLVDEEAFNIHGISDSFLQDKPTFNDVANQFIQFIDGAELIIHNASFDVGFMDYEFKLANVDFITASHCVVTDTLAMARKIFPGKRNNLDVLCERYQIDNSHRTLHGALLDAEILAEVYLAMTGGQTSLSFNQEEGGQNHSSSAHSVQHKIAREHFNLKVIMANDNELAEHNKSLDKIDKKSEGAIWRK